The DNA region ACAGCGGCGGCGCAAACGAACCGAGCGCGCCGAAGTTGTTCCGGTAGATCCTTCATCTCATCAAGCAACTTCGCTATCCGGTCGCTATCGCATGAGCTTTCTCCCGCATAGCGCGCTGAGTAAATGCCAGGGGCCCCGCCAAGCGCTTCGACTTCGAGCCCGGAATCGTCCGCAACAGTCGGGAGGCCTGAGACCCGATAGTAGTGCCGGGCTTTCAGCAGGGCGTTCTCTACAAACGTCGAGCCTGTTTCTATTTCTTCGGTCGAGTCTGAATCGCTTAGGCCGGCCACTTCAATCCGTTGTTCACCCAGTATTTGTCTCAATTCGGCGAGCTTGCCTTGATTGGTCGTGGCCAGCAGGATACGCATACGCTCAGTATACCATTTCAACTTTCTGGCCGACTCGCCCAAAAACTCTTGCCAGCTCGCTTGGAACTAGAACCATTCGGGAAAATATTCTTGCGGACTGTGGCAAATTGGGTCAGTCGATTCTCGTTCGAACGCGATGCGAACGTGGACGATCAACGGCAAGACGGACGGTAAATATTTCTTCCAACTTATGTACTTTTTACACGTGAGCGAGCCTCTCTCGCATGGTGGCGGATGCTCATCCGAGCAATAAGTCATCCGAAACATTGAGCAGCGTAACCGGAATGAGTGCTTCTCAACTCGTGGCCTGTCGCTTGCTCGACAGTGGATGGGGCAAGAGAAACGGGTGATGACAACATCACTTCCTGTTCTCGATTCTCGGCTGCTGTGATGAGGACAGTAGCCCGAGACAAAAGGCGACGCAGTCTTCCCACGCTGCGTCGCCTCTTTTTTTCCGCTCAGTCCTGCGTAGCGATTGCCGTTTCCCGGCTGGCCGTTCTCTTTGAGTGGTTCCGTTTCGCATCTCCAGCTTGACACCCCATTTGCAGCGCCGATATGTTCAAGCTTCGAAACAGTTCGAGGCTCTTAATGCTGGATCAGCGAGGAGATAGGTCAATAGGCATCGGTCCCATAAGATTCGACCCGCTGATCGATGAATTCAACGCGGCCTTGACGTGACACGTCGGCGGCAGAGCTTCCTCTCCACATCGGTGTTACCCGCTATGCGCACAACCGCCGTAAAACTTGGCTCGCGCAGCTATCAGGTTCAAATCTCCTCCGGCTTGCTGGACGAACTAGGTGCCCTCGCACGCGGCGCGCTCGGCGAGAATACCAGACACGCCATTGTTGTGAGCAACTTGACTGTGGACTCGATCTACGGCGGCCGCGCTGTTAAATCGTTAGCCGGCGCCGGCTTCAAAGTTAGTCGTTTTTCAATTGGCGACGGCGAGCGGTTTAAGAACCTGCGCACCGCGGAGTCATTGTTTGCGTTCTTGATCGAGCGGCGCATTGAACGCTCCGACGTTATCGTCGCGATGGGTGGAGGTGTTGTCGGCGATCTCGCCGGTTTTGTCGCCGCGACTTACCTGCGCGGCATACGCCTGATTCAGGTTCCAACTACGCTGCTCGCTCAGATAGACAGCTCAGTCGGAGGGAAAACTGCGGTCAATCATCCTCTTGGTAAGAACCTGATAGGCGCTTTCCACCAACCTTCGCTTGTGGCCATCGATCCCGAGATGCTTCGCTCGCTTCCCGCGCGCCAAATGCAATCGGGACTCTACGAGGCCATCAAGTACGGCGTGATTGGCGATCGTCGATTGTTCAATCGAATCGCGCTGAACATCGACGAGTTGAAAGAATTTGAATCCGCCGAACTGGAGCACGTAATCGCGCGCTGTTGCGCCATCAAAGCCCGCGTGGTGCAACGCGATGAGCGCGAGGGCGGGCTCCGGCGAATCCTGAACTTCGGCCACACCGTCGGGCACTCTCTCGAAGCGGTTACACACTACCGGCGCTTTCTCCACGGCGAAGCAGTTGGCCACGGCATGCGCGCCGCATCGCGCATAGCGGAACGGTTGGGGCTTCTTGGGACCAGCGACCGTCAGATGATCGAGACCGCGATTGCCAGCGTCGGAGGGCTTCCAAGCGCCAATACTCTTGCGCTCGATGATATAATCTCAGCAATGCATCGCGACAAAAAGGTCGAATCCGGCCGAGCCGCATTCGTGCTGCCGGTTGAGATAGGAAAAGTCGTGATCAGATCGAACGTGCCCCCGCAGGTCGTTAGAGCAGCCCTCAAAGACACTTTCAGATGAGAGAGGATTGAAGCGGTTTCGGTAAACGCATAGCAGCGTTGCTGCAAGCATGGTTTATCGGCGCTCACTCCTCGATACACTAACTACGACTGGAGACAAATCATGAGCAACGCCACTTGCGCCGATGCCCGGCCGCGCGAGCGCGGAGCAATATCAATCAAGACGCTATTAATGCTTGTTCTCGTTGCCGTCGCGGCTTTCGTTGTGATCAAAATCGCGCCGGTTTACGTAGACGAGCGGCAAGTTACCTTCAGGGTCGACGACCTTGCAAACAAATCTGCCGTCCGAAACTCCAAGGAGGTCGATATCAAGAAGGCGATCGACGCGATCAAAAAAGAATACAACCTCCCGGAGAATAGCATCAACCTCGTATCCCGTGAGAGCGGCAAAGTCCAGATATCTATCAGTTACCAAAGAGACATAGACTTTCTGGTAACGACATATCAGTGGAAAGTCGACCGCACGGTTGCTGGCAAGGACCTGTAAAGCAACGCCCAGTCTGCACACCGCTATATTCTCACGTTGGGTTAAATTCCTTCACCTGTCAGCCGCGATTCTCAGGCTGGGCCTGCGCCAGCGTCAGCAACCGGACTATTTTGCTAGCCAGTTTCCTTCTCGACAACAACCCTCCTTCGCCCGAAGACACACTCCATCCCTCTCGCCAAAGCGCTTAGCGTCTTGGGGGACTCCGGCCCAAGTCGTTGGTTCTCTCTTCGTTGACTATCCAGACAACCGACCTTTATGATTCTTTGTAGCAGTCAGCGAGGAGCGGCGGTGCAATACTCGAAGCCTTCCAAAACAGCTTTCTCGATTCTTATCCTAATAACAACGACGCTAGCGGCTCCAGGCCTGTCGCAGAGCGGGCGAGGCCGGCCCAAAATTCCTCAGCCCTCGCCCACTACTTCTCAACCTCCGCCCGTGATTAACGTGCCGGCTGCCGCAGCGGTGATCAAGCAAGAGCAAGTAGGCACAACCTCGCGTTTCGTGCTGCGCAACGGAATCACGATCGTCATCAGCGAACACCACGCAACCCCCATAGCGGCTGCTGTAGCCTATTTCAAGGCTGGTGCCCTTGATGAGCCTTGGTCGATGAGCGGCGCCCAGCAACTGGTCGAGCGCATGATCTTCAACGGAACCGTGCTGCGGCCTGGTGATCGCGCATTGGGTGATCTGCGTACGTTGGGCGCGTCCATTGAGGCCGGCACATCGTATGACGGCGCCGCGTATTCGGTGGTCGCGCCTTCAGACAAGATCAAAGAGGCCCTGACGATTCAAGCTGATATGCTGCAGAACCCGAAGGTGGACGCTGAGGCGTTGCGCCGAGAAATTGCGACGGTGATCGAGGAGACACGAGGTCAGGGAGTTCCGCTGGTAACCGGGCTGACGCCTCCTTCACACGCCTTTACGACTCGAACCTTCACCGCGGATCCTGGCGATCAAGCCCTCACCCGCTTGAAAGACTTCGATGATCCCGCCGCCTTTTCGATGGTCAGACTCTTCAACATCGCATTCACATCGGGAGCTTCCGTGAACATCGATGCGTTGCGCTCGGTGACCCGCGAGCAGCTTGTCGAATTCTATCGAAGCCACTATCGACCCGACAATCTGATTGTCTCGGTCGCCGGCGATGTATCGACGTTCAGCACGCTGGTCGAGATTCAACAACTCTACGGGGATTTCGGAGTGAAACCCGAACCAGCGGTGGAGCAGGTCAAAGCAGCAGAAGTCATCAAGACTAAGACTCCCTCTGCGCGCGCCGCAATTCCCACGTCTGACAACCAGCAGCAGACCGCCAAGCCGAACGCACCCAAACCAGAAACACTCCAAACGGTTAAGCCATCGCCGCCGGCCGAACAAACCAAACTTCGCTACGCAGCGGATCGCGGGGACATAAGTCAATCAATCGTGAGCGTGGGTTTCAACGTACCCGGAGCCGAATCAAAGGACTGGGCCGCACTCGAAGTGTTGGCAGCGGTCGCCGGCCGTGGTCGAGCGTCACGTTTGAGCCGTTCTTTGATCGACGGGCAAATGGTCGCCAACCGCATCGAAGCGCACTATGTGGCAGTCGCAGGCGCGGGATTGGTTGCCCTTCAGACGTGGTCGTCGAAAGACTCGCGCGAAGGCTCCTCAATCGACAAAGCGGAGTCTGCGCTGTTCAAAGAAGTGGACCGGTTGCGACGCGAGATACCGGCCGAAGGGGAATTGGCGCGTGCAAAAACGATTCTGGAAAAAACGGCCGTCGCCGAGAGCGCGACCTATCTCGGACGCGCCAAAGCGCTGGCGCGCGCTGAAGTTGCGGGAGTGGGGTTCCGCGCAGCGCTCGACTATCGATCGCGCATTCGCGCCATTAGCGCCCAGGATGTACAACGCGCTGCCGCCAAATATCTGACGCTCGGCCACACTTCAATTCACGAATACGAGCCTCTCTCTGCTCCTGCGCGCACGTTCGACGCCGACACTTTTTCTGCGACTGTGACGGCGTGGGCGCCAGGGTTCGCGCAACCGGTTGAGAGCGCCATTGTGCAAACCGCAGACGCCAACTCGTCGCTCGCTGCTGTGGCGCAAGGCCCGGAGCGCTCTCCCGAACGGCAGTCGATCCTCGAGTCCGTTCAGCCGATGCCTGTCAAAGACTTCTCAACGCTGAACGGCTCAAGAGCCTTCGTGCGCGAAGACCACGCTCAGCACGAGGTGGCCATCGCGATACTGTTTCAAGGGGGCCGCCTCGTTGAGGAGGCGACAACCAGCGGCGCGACCGAGTTGATGCTTCGCTCTATTTTGTATGGCACGCCCCGCAGGACTTTCGCGCAGGTCACTCAAGAGCTGGAACAGCTCGGAGCAGATATTGAGATTGTTGCGGAGCCCGACTTCTTTGGCTTTATGCTGAGCGTCCTCTCGCGCAATGCCGACCGCGCGCTAAAGCTTCTGCGCGACATGATCGAGGAACCTGCCTTTAGAGATGACGACGTGGCGCGAGCACGGCTCGGGCAGATCGCGTCGATTCGCGACGCCCGCGACTCGAGCTTCACGCGGTCGCGAGAGCTGCTGCTTCAAGCGCTCTTCCCCGGACATCCTTACTCACTCCCATCGCACGGACGTGAGGAGATCGTCGGCGCGTTCACCGCTGAGAAGCTCCGCGAGTGGCATGCACGCGCGATCGTGCGGCAATTTCCGCTTGCGATCATCGTCGGCGACACGGATGGTTCGGCCCTGGTTTCCTCACAGATCGCCGAGGGTTTCAAGAGAAGAGACGTTGACGCTGCGCTTCAAGTAAGAACGGCTCAGCCCGCTGCCGCGGGAGAAAAAAGCGAGCAGCGACGGCTCGAGCAGGCTACCATTGCCGTTGGTTTCGCAGGACCAAAAGCGGAGAGCGCCGATCTCACAGCCGTCCAGTTGATCGAATCCGCGTTGAACGGGCCAGGTGGGCGTCTGCTCAGAGAACTGCGCGACAAACAGAACCTGATCTCGATGGGTGGGTTTGAACACCAGACCATGTTCGCCGCGGGAGTGATAGCCGCGTATTCGGCGACCCGGGCTGAGAACGAGCAGAAGGCGCGGGCGGCACTCCTTGCCGAGTTCGAGCGCCTGGCGCGCGGGGGACTGACAGCCGATGAGATGGCAAGCTCCCGGGCATTGGCCACGACGTCGCGTATTGCGCTTCAGCAATCACACTCGCAACACGCGCTTCAGTACGCGCGAGCAATCTTCCATCGGCAGCAAGCTTCAGCGTCTGATGTCGATAACTTCGCTGAGCTGTTGTCGAAGGTGACTTCCGAGGACATCAAGCGAATCGCCGGTGCTTATTTGAAAGTATCGTCCGCTGGCGCCGGTATCGTTCGAGGCACCCCGCAACAACCAGTCCTGTCTCCACCGAAACAGGACTGATCGCCTGTTACCTGGAACCTCCCGAGGCGGCGGCTGCTCCCTCTTCGCCCACAATCACAACAAGTGAGGACCCGTCCCTCATCACCTGGTAGCGTAAATTAGTCCGAAGGTCTATCACGATGCGCACCGCGCCCGGCCCCGGCTCGCCCACTCTTACCCGATCAACCAGGCTGCCGGTGACCGGGATCGTCTTGCTTCCTAGTTCGCTACGGACGCCCGTGAGATCGATGACGATGCGCGACGGTCCAGTGAGCGTGAAGTCTTTGAACTGAACAGCGCGATCCGTTGCGACTGTGACGCGAAGCGCGCCCTCCACCATCTTGACCCCGACCGAACGCACCACGCTCGCGGGCGCAAGCTGTCGCTCGCTTCGTGTGCTCGTGGTTGCCGTGATGTTCGGTGACAACCGGCTCTCCGGCTCTGCCAGTGCACCGATAGGCTCGGGTCTTCTGGTGCGAGAAGGCCGAACGGGATCTCCCAACGCGGGCTGCT from Acidobacteriota bacterium includes:
- the aroB gene encoding 3-dehydroquinate synthase produces the protein MRTTAVKLGSRSYQVQISSGLLDELGALARGALGENTRHAIVVSNLTVDSIYGGRAVKSLAGAGFKVSRFSIGDGERFKNLRTAESLFAFLIERRIERSDVIVAMGGGVVGDLAGFVAATYLRGIRLIQVPTTLLAQIDSSVGGKTAVNHPLGKNLIGAFHQPSLVAIDPEMLRSLPARQMQSGLYEAIKYGVIGDRRLFNRIALNIDELKEFESAELEHVIARCCAIKARVVQRDEREGGLRRILNFGHTVGHSLEAVTHYRRFLHGEAVGHGMRAASRIAERLGLLGTSDRQMIETAIASVGGLPSANTLALDDIISAMHRDKKVESGRAAFVLPVEIGKVVIRSNVPPQVVRAALKDTFR
- the rdgB gene encoding RdgB/HAM1 family non-canonical purine NTP pyrophosphatase, whose translation is MRILLATTNQGKLAELRQILGEQRIEVAGLSDSDSTEEIETGSTFVENALLKARHYYRVSGLPTVADDSGLEVEALGGAPGIYSARYAGESSCDSDRIAKLLDEMKDLPEQLRRARFVCAAAVVWEGGEKVFLDEVHGVILKTERGVNGFGFDPIFFYEPLEKTFAELTRSEKVDVSHRGHAFRRLAAWFRESGLLDTSRSDDRIMTTAD
- a CDS encoding pitrilysin family protein — its product is MQYSKPSKTAFSILILITTTLAAPGLSQSGRGRPKIPQPSPTTSQPPPVINVPAAAAVIKQEQVGTTSRFVLRNGITIVISEHHATPIAAAVAYFKAGALDEPWSMSGAQQLVERMIFNGTVLRPGDRALGDLRTLGASIEAGTSYDGAAYSVVAPSDKIKEALTIQADMLQNPKVDAEALRREIATVIEETRGQGVPLVTGLTPPSHAFTTRTFTADPGDQALTRLKDFDDPAAFSMVRLFNIAFTSGASVNIDALRSVTREQLVEFYRSHYRPDNLIVSVAGDVSTFSTLVEIQQLYGDFGVKPEPAVEQVKAAEVIKTKTPSARAAIPTSDNQQQTAKPNAPKPETLQTVKPSPPAEQTKLRYAADRGDISQSIVSVGFNVPGAESKDWAALEVLAAVAGRGRASRLSRSLIDGQMVANRIEAHYVAVAGAGLVALQTWSSKDSREGSSIDKAESALFKEVDRLRREIPAEGELARAKTILEKTAVAESATYLGRAKALARAEVAGVGFRAALDYRSRIRAISAQDVQRAAAKYLTLGHTSIHEYEPLSAPARTFDADTFSATVTAWAPGFAQPVESAIVQTADANSSLAAVAQGPERSPERQSILESVQPMPVKDFSTLNGSRAFVREDHAQHEVAIAILFQGGRLVEEATTSGATELMLRSILYGTPRRTFAQVTQELEQLGADIEIVAEPDFFGFMLSVLSRNADRALKLLRDMIEEPAFRDDDVARARLGQIASIRDARDSSFTRSRELLLQALFPGHPYSLPSHGREEIVGAFTAEKLREWHARAIVRQFPLAIIVGDTDGSALVSSQIAEGFKRRDVDAALQVRTAQPAAAGEKSEQRRLEQATIAVGFAGPKAESADLTAVQLIESALNGPGGRLLRELRDKQNLISMGGFEHQTMFAAGVIAAYSATRAENEQKARAALLAEFERLARGGLTADEMASSRALATTSRIALQQSHSQHALQYARAIFHRQQASASDVDNFAELLSKVTSEDIKRIAGAYLKVSSAGAGIVRGTPQQPVLSPPKQD